A region of Nocardioides sp. JS614 DNA encodes the following proteins:
- a CDS encoding autoinducer 2 ABC transporter substrate-binding protein translates to MRHSRLARGAIVGALALALAACSSVDDSGSDDNPGAAGSSASGGDGAYVVVVKATGIGWFDRMEVGVKEWASETGLDAREEGPSEATNEGQVAIIQDLIAQKPTAISVVPNDLAGLESVLGQARDAGIIVVSHEAVGIKNVDIDIEGFENTAYGAQIMENLGECTGGEGEYVQFVGRLTNGSHSEWVKGAYEKQQADFPGMTRVEDPIESEENEEVAYNKAKELLSKYPDIKGFQGSAGTDVVGIARAVEEAGKTDSVCVMGTSIPSVAGGYLESGAIDKIFFWDPAMAGKAQLAVAKILAEGGTIEEGTDLGVPGYESLVKLDGADNAFAGNAGVAVDVENMDEYDF, encoded by the coding sequence ATGAGGCACAGCAGACTTGCCCGTGGAGCCATCGTCGGCGCGCTCGCGTTGGCGCTCGCGGCGTGCAGTTCGGTCGATGACAGTGGATCCGACGACAACCCCGGGGCGGCCGGTTCCAGCGCGTCCGGAGGCGACGGTGCCTACGTCGTCGTCGTGAAGGCGACCGGCATCGGCTGGTTCGACCGCATGGAGGTGGGCGTCAAGGAGTGGGCCTCCGAGACCGGGCTCGACGCACGTGAAGAGGGCCCGTCCGAGGCCACGAACGAGGGCCAGGTCGCGATCATCCAGGACCTCATCGCACAGAAGCCCACCGCCATCTCGGTCGTGCCGAACGACCTTGCCGGCCTGGAGAGCGTTCTGGGCCAGGCCCGCGATGCGGGAATCATCGTCGTCAGCCACGAGGCCGTCGGCATCAAGAACGTCGACATCGACATCGAGGGCTTCGAGAACACGGCCTACGGCGCGCAGATCATGGAGAACCTCGGCGAGTGCACGGGCGGCGAAGGCGAATACGTCCAGTTCGTCGGGCGGCTGACCAACGGATCTCACTCGGAGTGGGTCAAGGGCGCCTATGAGAAGCAGCAGGCGGACTTCCCCGGCATGACGCGGGTAGAGGACCCGATCGAGTCGGAGGAGAACGAGGAGGTTGCCTACAACAAGGCGAAGGAGCTCCTCTCGAAGTACCCGGACATCAAGGGCTTCCAGGGCTCGGCCGGCACCGACGTCGTGGGCATCGCTCGTGCCGTCGAGGAGGCAGGGAAGACCGACAGCGTCTGCGTGATGGGCACCAGCATCCCGTCCGTCGCGGGTGGCTACCTCGAGAGTGGAGCCATCGACAAGATCTTCTTCTGGGACCCGGCTATGGCGGGCAAGGCACAGCTGGCCGTCGCGAAGATCCTCGCTGAGGGCGGAACGATCGAGGAAGGTACCGACCTGGGGGTCCCCGGGTACGAGTCGCTCGTGAAGCTCGACGGTGCTGACAACGCGTTCGCCGGCAACGCAGGGGTCGCGGTCGACGTCGAGAACATGGACGAGTACGACTTCTAG
- a CDS encoding DeoR/GlpR family DNA-binding transcription regulator: MSRQAETVELLLERGFVSVADLAKHFDVTESTVRRTLAQLEARDLVQRTHGGALPVRQTEAPTDLKQTLHQAEKRAIGKAMAQRILPGQTVLLDSGSTTLEVARHLEARQLTVVTNDLLIGKVIAERQNAHLVFIGGELLPNLYTMWGPTSVQQLQNLRVNLAVFGADTVTADGIYNTTSYELEVKRTMRSIAAEAFLVADSSKFGREALFKVFDFDAFTAGITDDLMAPMRAAQFPVPLIRAKV; encoded by the coding sequence ATGTCACGGCAGGCGGAGACCGTCGAGCTGCTGCTCGAACGGGGATTCGTTTCGGTCGCGGACCTGGCCAAGCACTTCGACGTGACCGAGTCCACGGTCCGGCGGACCCTGGCGCAGCTCGAGGCGCGCGACCTGGTCCAGCGCACCCATGGCGGGGCGCTGCCGGTGCGGCAGACCGAGGCACCCACCGATCTCAAGCAGACCCTGCACCAGGCCGAGAAGAGGGCCATCGGCAAGGCCATGGCCCAGCGGATCCTGCCGGGCCAGACGGTCCTGCTCGACAGCGGGTCGACGACCCTCGAGGTCGCCCGGCACCTGGAGGCCCGCCAGCTGACCGTGGTCACCAACGACCTGCTGATCGGCAAGGTCATCGCCGAGCGGCAGAACGCGCACCTCGTGTTCATCGGAGGCGAGCTCTTGCCGAACCTCTACACGATGTGGGGACCGACGTCGGTCCAACAGCTGCAGAACCTCCGGGTCAACCTTGCCGTCTTCGGCGCGGACACGGTGACGGCCGACGGGATCTACAACACCACGAGCTACGAGCTGGAGGTCAAGCGCACGATGCGGTCGATCGCGGCGGAGGCATTTCTCGTGGCTGACAGCTCGAAGTTCGGCAGAGAGGCGTTGTTCAAGGTCTTCGACTTCGATGCCTTCACCGCCGGCATCACCGATGACCTCATGGCCCCGATGCGGGCGGCGCAGTTCCCCGTGCCGCTCATCCGGGCCAAGGTGTAG
- a CDS encoding zinc-dependent alcohol dehydrogenase family protein, translated as MIAPSAPHGLGNIVLVVITMHANQLTTPAHLSHHPLLWTDVDRPEPSRGQLLVKVAGCGVCRSNLHMIEGDWVEGGVPAISPIIPGHEVTGRVAAIGAGVEGFEVGDPVGVQPLWWTCGECEFCTTGREQLCHERIITGEHVDGGYAEYMLSFAEHTYRIPESLDLIDAAPLFCPGITAYGALDKIDVGPGDVVAVFGLGGVGHMAVQMAVLTGAEVVAVGRTPAHLEVAKELGAARTVDSTDQDALDLIADTADAVLTFAGSDEVTAQAMRTLKWGGTLVNGVPINVEEFHFNKGQTIKGSILGNREQMRAVLQLAAEGKIRTVVERFPMAQAEDALTRLANGELRSRGVLYNSTE; from the coding sequence GTGATCGCGCCGTCAGCGCCGCACGGGCTGGGCAATATAGTCCTCGTTGTGATAACGATGCACGCGAACCAGCTCACGACCCCCGCCCACCTCTCGCACCATCCACTCCTCTGGACCGATGTCGACCGTCCCGAACCGAGCCGAGGCCAGCTGCTGGTCAAGGTGGCAGGCTGCGGAGTCTGCCGGTCGAACCTCCACATGATCGAGGGGGACTGGGTCGAGGGCGGGGTTCCGGCAATCAGCCCGATCATCCCGGGGCACGAGGTCACCGGCCGGGTCGCCGCGATCGGTGCAGGCGTCGAGGGATTCGAGGTCGGTGACCCCGTGGGTGTGCAGCCGCTATGGTGGACCTGCGGCGAATGCGAGTTCTGCACGACCGGCCGGGAGCAGTTGTGCCACGAGCGGATCATCACCGGGGAACACGTCGACGGCGGATACGCGGAGTACATGCTCTCGTTTGCCGAGCACACCTACCGGATCCCGGAGTCGCTCGACCTGATCGATGCCGCGCCGTTGTTCTGCCCCGGGATCACTGCCTATGGGGCCCTCGACAAGATCGATGTAGGGCCGGGAGATGTCGTGGCCGTCTTCGGTCTCGGGGGCGTCGGTCACATGGCCGTCCAGATGGCGGTGTTGACCGGGGCCGAGGTCGTGGCGGTGGGCCGGACGCCGGCCCACCTGGAGGTCGCGAAAGAGCTCGGCGCCGCGCGCACGGTCGACTCCACCGATCAGGATGCTCTCGACCTCATCGCGGACACCGCCGACGCCGTCTTGACCTTCGCCGGATCCGACGAGGTCACTGCACAGGCGATGCGAACCCTCAAGTGGGGCGGCACCCTCGTGAACGGGGTGCCGATCAACGTCGAGGAGTTCCACTTCAACAAGGGTCAGACGATCAAGGGCTCGATCTTGGGCAACCGCGAACAGATGCGAGCTGTCCTGCAGCTCGCCGCGGAAGGCAAGATCCGCACGGTCGTCGAGCGCTTCCCGATGGCTCAGGCCGAGGATGCGTTGACTCGGCTGGCCAACGGCGAGCTGCGTTCGCGAGGCGTGCTGTACAACTCGACGGAGTAG
- a CDS encoding S8 family serine peptidase, translating into MPLRTIINILGAVLTVVVATILVGGPAGAVTNDPLRSQQWGLDQVRAEAAWATTTGSGVVVAVVDSGVDLNHPDLQGQLVPGITTVGCGPKQSYCGDGSWVGMDGAAQPADSHGTHVSGIVAAAADNGLGVAGVARDAKVMPIKALEDGSGSFGDIANGIRYAVDHGASVVNLSLGAVPGGQALSLTGLDTAVTEAIAYAAAQGVLVVAAAGNESFPVCDTPSFEAGALCVTSTTRDETPAWYSNGAIKPDVDAVAAPGGAGLVACADDIVSTVPVGTGSAACGQQDYDYYAGTSMATPHVAGVAALLYAQGRTAANVHDALVDTARTPGLGTGVFTSSYGHGIVDAQAAVAYPVLTATVARPHGKRK; encoded by the coding sequence ATGCCTCTGCGCACGATCATCAACATCCTCGGCGCGGTCCTGACCGTCGTCGTCGCCACCATCCTCGTCGGCGGCCCCGCCGGCGCCGTGACCAACGATCCGCTGCGCTCGCAGCAGTGGGGTCTCGACCAGGTCCGGGCCGAGGCCGCCTGGGCAACGACGACCGGGTCCGGGGTCGTGGTCGCGGTCGTCGACTCCGGCGTCGACCTGAACCACCCTGACCTGCAGGGCCAGCTGGTCCCGGGCATCACCACCGTCGGCTGCGGACCCAAGCAGAGCTACTGCGGTGACGGTAGTTGGGTCGGCATGGACGGTGCGGCCCAGCCCGCCGACAGCCACGGCACCCACGTCAGTGGCATCGTGGCCGCGGCCGCCGACAACGGCCTCGGGGTCGCGGGTGTCGCCCGGGACGCCAAGGTGATGCCGATCAAGGCGCTCGAGGACGGCAGCGGCTCCTTCGGAGACATCGCCAACGGGATCCGGTACGCCGTCGACCATGGCGCCAGCGTCGTCAACCTGAGCCTCGGTGCCGTCCCGGGTGGTCAGGCTCTCAGCCTCACCGGACTGGACACGGCCGTCACCGAGGCGATCGCCTACGCCGCCGCCCAGGGCGTGCTCGTGGTGGCCGCCGCAGGCAACGAGAGCTTCCCGGTCTGCGACACCCCGTCCTTCGAGGCCGGTGCCCTGTGCGTGACCTCGACGACTCGCGACGAGACGCCGGCGTGGTACTCCAACGGGGCGATCAAGCCCGACGTCGACGCCGTGGCCGCGCCCGGTGGTGCCGGCCTGGTGGCCTGCGCGGACGACATCGTGTCCACGGTGCCCGTCGGCACCGGGTCGGCGGCCTGCGGCCAGCAGGACTACGACTACTACGCGGGCACCTCGATGGCGACTCCGCACGTCGCAGGGGTGGCGGCGTTGCTCTACGCCCAGGGACGCACGGCGGCCAACGTCCACGACGCCCTGGTCGATACCGCCCGCACGCCGGGACTCGGCACTGGAGTGTTCACGAGCAGCTACGGCCACGGCATCGTCGACGCCCAAGCCGCCGTGGCGTATCCGGTCCTGACGGCCACCGTTGCCCGGCCGCACGGGAAGCGGAAGTAG
- a CDS encoding Wadjet anti-phage system protein JetD domain-containing protein, with amino-acid sequence MDHETVDALRERHAAWRLRAWLPHSRSLLMDRETLLAHRDRWVREDRPARSRLTRLTRLSDAERDLYDDLVTDRLGEHIRLEQERVDWAWARQRLAVTLAR; translated from the coding sequence GTGGACCACGAGACAGTCGACGCGCTGCGGGAGCGGCACGCCGCCTGGCGGCTGCGTGCCTGGCTGCCGCACAGTCGGTCACTGCTCATGGACCGAGAGACGCTGCTCGCCCACCGGGACCGCTGGGTGCGCGAGGACCGGCCGGCCAGGTCCCGGCTGACCCGGCTGACCCGGCTGAGCGACGCGGAGCGAGACCTGTACGACGATCTCGTCACCGACCGCCTCGGTGAGCACATCCGGCTCGAGCAGGAGCGCGTCGACTGGGCGTGGGCCCGGCAGCGGCTTGCGGTGACGCTCGCACGGTGA
- a CDS encoding type II toxin-antitoxin system Phd/YefM family antitoxin, producing the protein MSPQPEISQRDLRLRSKEIMDSVERGQAFTVTRDGHQIGELIPLRRRRTFVSRATFLAPGGTSTIDPERLQSDLDAMIDNDVTDPYAVRHAD; encoded by the coding sequence ATGAGCCCGCAACCCGAGATCAGCCAGCGCGACCTGCGGCTGCGGTCGAAGGAGATCATGGACTCCGTCGAGCGCGGGCAGGCCTTCACGGTCACCCGCGACGGGCACCAGATCGGGGAGCTCATCCCCCTGCGGAGGCGGCGCACGTTCGTCTCGCGGGCGACCTTCCTCGCCCCGGGCGGCACGAGCACGATCGATCCCGAGCGGCTCCAGTCCGACCTGGACGCGATGATCGACAACGACGTCACCGACCCCTACGCGGTCCGGCATGCCGACTGA
- a CDS encoding type II toxin-antitoxin system VapC family toxin, which translates to MPTEHARALIDTNIVILRDRLAPEDLPDEMSISAVTLAELSAGPHAVVGDDPRARAERGRRTAILQRTESEFEPLAFDAAAARVYGQLSGAVRAHGRTPRRRHADLQIAATAVANGLALYTTNPDDYAGLDDWLTVVSVARPS; encoded by the coding sequence ATGCCGACTGAGCACGCCCGCGCCCTGATCGACACGAACATCGTCATCCTGCGGGACCGGCTCGCGCCGGAGGACCTGCCCGACGAGATGTCGATCAGCGCCGTGACGCTCGCCGAGCTGTCGGCGGGCCCGCACGCCGTGGTCGGCGACGATCCCCGAGCCCGTGCCGAGCGCGGACGCCGCACCGCGATCCTGCAGCGCACCGAGAGCGAGTTCGAGCCGCTCGCGTTCGACGCGGCCGCTGCGCGCGTCTACGGCCAGCTCAGCGGCGCGGTGCGGGCCCACGGCCGGACACCCCGCCGCCGGCACGCCGACCTCCAGATCGCGGCAACCGCCGTCGCGAACGGACTGGCTCTCTACACGACCAACCCGGACGACTACGCCGGACTCGACGACTGGCTCACCGTCGTGTCCGTGGCCCGACCGTCATAG
- a CDS encoding alcohol dehydrogenase catalytic domain-containing protein codes for MPTCVSAHVLREPQGSFELVDGIELADPRPGEVLVRYTSTGLCHTDLFARDVFHHPDFPPAIYGHEGTGVVEQVGPGVTDVAEGDRVMASYTSCGQCRTCLTGRPFNCERFNDVNFALARGDGSYKDLQLQVYRVRGADLDRPPLADQQYGAAQHSSES; via the coding sequence GTGCCCACCTGCGTCAGCGCCCATGTCCTCCGTGAGCCCCAGGGCTCGTTCGAGCTCGTCGACGGGATCGAGCTCGCCGACCCGCGTCCCGGTGAGGTTCTCGTCCGTTACACCTCGACGGGGTTGTGCCACACCGACCTGTTCGCGCGCGACGTCTTCCACCACCCCGACTTCCCGCCGGCCATCTACGGCCACGAAGGCACGGGCGTGGTGGAGCAGGTGGGACCGGGCGTCACCGACGTCGCCGAGGGCGACCGCGTGATGGCCTCCTACACGTCGTGCGGCCAGTGCCGGACCTGCCTCACCGGCCGGCCGTTCAACTGCGAGCGCTTCAACGACGTCAACTTCGCTCTCGCCCGCGGCGACGGCTCCTACAAGGACCTGCAGCTGCAGGTGTACCGGGTTCGCGGGGCCGACCTCGACCGCCCTCCTCTGGCGGACCAGCAGTACGGCGCGGCCCAGCACTCGTCGGAGTCCTGA
- a CDS encoding class I SAM-dependent methyltransferase, whose product MSQDRRNARWQRAWDKHAGHYDKEMGFWDRHLFRDSRSWVCGRARGDVLEVAVGTGLNLGEYPMDVALTGIDRSPAMLSIARERATDLRRDVRLEEADAARLPFPDARFDTVVCTYGLCAIPDHRAALAEMVRVLKPAGRLLLSDHVVATNPVGRGAQWLLELATVPLQGEHFRRRPAELLADLPVRVEVRDRFGPAGMVERIAATRLTG is encoded by the coding sequence ATGAGTCAGGACCGCAGGAACGCACGCTGGCAACGCGCCTGGGACAAGCATGCGGGCCACTACGACAAGGAGATGGGGTTCTGGGACCGTCACCTCTTCCGGGACAGCCGGTCCTGGGTCTGTGGGCGTGCCCGCGGCGACGTCCTCGAGGTCGCCGTCGGCACCGGCCTGAACCTCGGCGAGTACCCGATGGACGTGGCGCTGACCGGGATCGACCGCTCCCCGGCCATGCTGTCGATCGCGCGCGAGCGAGCGACGGACCTGCGCCGGGACGTCAGGCTCGAGGAGGCGGACGCCGCGCGCCTGCCCTTCCCCGACGCCAGGTTCGACACCGTGGTCTGTACCTACGGCCTCTGCGCGATCCCGGATCACCGGGCGGCGCTCGCGGAGATGGTGCGGGTCCTGAAGCCGGCGGGTCGGCTCCTGCTGTCCGATCACGTCGTGGCCACCAACCCCGTCGGGCGCGGGGCGCAATGGCTCCTCGAGCTGGCCACGGTGCCACTCCAGGGCGAGCACTTCCGGCGCCGACCCGCCGAGCTGCTCGCCGACCTTCCCGTCCGAGTCGAGGTGCGTGATCGGTTCGGTCCGGCCGGCATGGTCGAGCGGATCGCGGCCACCAGGCTCACCGGCTGA
- a CDS encoding DoxX family protein yields the protein MDVVFLVGRILFAFLFLGSAVGHLTKSADMGGYASSKGVPAARIMVLGTGVQLVVGALMVLFGVWGDLGALLLALFLFGAAFLMHAYWKESEPMGKQMEMIQFNKDIALAGAALAFFWVFQNGVDLTLTDGLFS from the coding sequence GTGGACGTCGTCTTCCTGGTCGGCCGGATCTTGTTCGCCTTCCTGTTCCTCGGATCCGCTGTCGGGCACCTGACCAAGAGTGCTGACATGGGCGGCTACGCCAGCTCCAAGGGCGTCCCGGCAGCCAGGATCATGGTGCTCGGCACCGGCGTACAGCTGGTTGTCGGTGCGCTCATGGTGCTTTTCGGCGTCTGGGGCGACCTCGGCGCCCTGCTGCTGGCACTGTTCCTGTTCGGCGCGGCATTCCTGATGCACGCGTATTGGAAGGAGAGCGAGCCGATGGGCAAACAGATGGAGATGATCCAGTTCAACAAGGACATCGCCCTCGCCGGAGCCGCTCTCGCGTTCTTCTGGGTGTTCCAGAACGGAGTGGACCTGACCCTCACCGACGGACTGTTCTCCTGA
- a CDS encoding helix-turn-helix domain-containing protein translates to MTSRSDVLRNVMLETSTTQSDLSRLSGVRQPSISGFLSGNVDISDDMLDRLLSCMGFRLEVVRRPVVPELTRSERRSWQLHRRLSTLLNRESFKEWRPTIEHNLDRLGNRVTGQPHERNLERWRQLVDRGDVPGMHRILTGLDRDSIEMREVSPMSGLLPDDQRREVLHLAS, encoded by the coding sequence ATGACCAGTCGGAGCGACGTGCTGCGCAACGTGATGCTAGAGACGAGCACCACACAGTCCGACTTGTCCCGGCTCAGCGGCGTGCGCCAGCCGAGCATCAGCGGCTTCCTCTCCGGCAATGTCGACATCAGCGACGACATGCTCGACCGGCTGTTGTCCTGCATGGGCTTTCGCCTTGAGGTCGTACGTCGCCCCGTTGTCCCCGAGCTGACTCGCTCCGAACGCCGCTCATGGCAACTGCACCGGCGGCTCTCGACGCTCCTGAACCGCGAAAGCTTCAAGGAGTGGCGGCCGACGATCGAGCACAACCTCGACCGTCTCGGCAACCGGGTGACTGGGCAGCCGCACGAGCGGAATCTGGAGCGCTGGCGGCAGCTCGTCGACCGTGGCGACGTTCCCGGCATGCACCGCATCCTCACGGGTCTCGACCGAGACTCGATCGAGATGCGCGAGGTCTCCCCCATGTCCGGCCTGCTCCCTGACGACCAGCGGCGCGAAGTCCTGCACCTGGCTAGCTGA
- a CDS encoding DUF6036 family nucleotidyltransferase, whose protein sequence is MRRDQLEHAIRTACQIIQQPEVIVVGSQAILGTYDESQLPDAATMSIEVDILPIADTNAEAARLADLIESVAGELSPFEELHGFSIDGVDLQTAVLPDGWRDRLVKVQNANTAAPAGEPRFTGLCLDKEDLCVAKLVAFRDKDRNFVAALLKANLVDADLIAERLSTVPPKHATAVEQGLTWLTSTR, encoded by the coding sequence ATGCGCCGAGACCAGCTGGAGCACGCCATCCGCACGGCCTGCCAGATCATCCAGCAGCCCGAGGTCATCGTGGTCGGCTCGCAAGCGATTCTCGGGACGTACGACGAGTCACAACTCCCTGACGCGGCCACGATGTCGATCGAGGTCGACATCCTCCCCATCGCCGACACCAATGCCGAGGCCGCGCGGTTGGCCGACCTCATCGAAAGTGTCGCCGGCGAGCTCTCGCCGTTCGAGGAGTTGCACGGCTTCAGCATTGACGGCGTTGACCTCCAGACGGCCGTACTCCCTGACGGCTGGCGCGATCGACTGGTCAAGGTGCAGAACGCCAACACGGCAGCCCCGGCCGGCGAGCCACGGTTCACAGGCTTGTGCCTCGACAAGGAAGACCTGTGCGTCGCCAAGCTGGTCGCCTTCCGCGACAAGGACCGCAACTTCGTCGCCGCGCTGCTCAAAGCGAACCTTGTCGACGCCGACCTCATCGCCGAGCGCCTGTCCACAGTCCCGCCCAAACACGCAACGGCAGTCGAGCAGGGCCTGACCTGGCTGACTTCGACGCGCTAG
- a CDS encoding CPBP family intramembrane glutamic endopeptidase, with protein MAEHGAQPAVEPAPVRAPLPYHLVHRGGRRGSWRPVVGVLGLGLAFLVVIPVIVQLPFALGLALAGRDVVDGVDRLLDLDDPTPLGLAYLNVVLACAIPVAWLLTRALHGLRPGWLASVRPRLRWGWFLACFGLSVAALLATLVVSAVVPSQGEGTEISGQLNDFTSTTRDFLIVVVLLTPLQAAGEEYAFRGYLTQAFGGLFGRAWAAVLFPALLFALAHGAQSAPVFFDRFAFGLVAGLLVVLTGGLEAGIAMHVLNNWLAFGLALAFGDMASTLNPTGDSWWSIPVTLTQSLVYLALVMLLARRLGLRSTTETPAGPGELVAPRGRV; from the coding sequence TTGGCTGAGCACGGGGCGCAGCCGGCGGTCGAGCCGGCTCCGGTTCGGGCCCCGCTGCCGTACCACCTCGTCCACCGGGGCGGCCGCCGCGGCTCGTGGCGCCCGGTCGTCGGGGTCCTCGGCCTGGGGCTCGCGTTCCTCGTCGTGATCCCGGTGATCGTCCAGCTGCCGTTCGCCCTCGGCCTCGCGCTCGCCGGCCGCGACGTGGTCGACGGCGTCGACCGGCTGCTCGACCTCGACGACCCGACGCCGCTCGGGCTCGCCTACCTCAACGTGGTGCTCGCCTGCGCGATCCCGGTGGCGTGGCTGCTGACCCGGGCGCTGCACGGCCTGCGCCCGGGTTGGCTCGCGTCCGTGCGCCCCCGGCTGCGCTGGGGCTGGTTCCTCGCGTGCTTCGGGCTGTCGGTCGCCGCGCTGCTCGCGACGCTCGTCGTGTCCGCGGTCGTGCCGTCGCAGGGTGAGGGCACCGAGATCAGCGGCCAGCTCAACGACTTCACCTCGACGACGCGGGACTTCCTGATCGTCGTGGTGCTGCTCACCCCGCTCCAGGCCGCGGGGGAGGAGTACGCGTTCCGCGGCTACCTCACCCAGGCCTTCGGCGGGCTGTTCGGCCGCGCGTGGGCCGCCGTACTCTTCCCGGCGCTGCTGTTCGCGCTCGCCCACGGCGCCCAGAGCGCGCCGGTCTTCTTCGACCGGTTCGCCTTCGGGCTGGTGGCCGGACTGCTCGTCGTGCTCACCGGCGGTCTCGAGGCCGGCATCGCGATGCACGTCCTCAACAACTGGCTCGCGTTCGGCCTGGCGCTCGCGTTCGGTGACATGGCGTCCACGCTGAACCCGACCGGCGACAGTTGGTGGTCGATCCCGGTGACCCTCACCCAGTCGCTGGTCTACCTGGCGCTCGTGATGCTCCTCGCCCGCCGGCTCGGCCTGCGCAGCACCACCGAAACCCCTGCAGGGCCAGGCGAATTGGTCGCTCCGAGAGGTCGCGTGTAA
- the gltX gene encoding glutamate--tRNA ligase, which produces MNNQPKTVRVRMAPSPTGSPHVGLVRTALFNWAFARHHHGTFVFRIEDTDRERSTQESYDAIIDLMRWLGLDWDEGPEVGGPHAPYFQSERGDIYRDALARLAESSYTYDCFCTNEEVDARRKASGSKVMGYDGFCRDLSTEQRAAFEAEGRRPVVRFRMPDGSITWHDLVRGDVTFETRFVPDYALCRANGDPLYTLVNPVDDAYMEITHVLRGEDLLSSTPRQIALYAALEELGIAKATPEFGHLPYVMGEGNKKLSKRDPEAHALAYRDQGFLPEGLLNYLALLGWAIAADRDVFSMEEMVAAFDIADVNPNPARFDMKKAEAINAAHMRLLSLDVMTERVLPFLKGAGVLSDPVNPADTQLLELAMPLVAERINKLTESVDMLGFLFVDEESFTRDEADAEKLLNDDGRAVVRRALDALERVGEWSTGAIQDALQAELVEAMGVKPRNAFGPVRVAVTGRRVSPPLFESMELLGRDRSLARLRSALG; this is translated from the coding sequence GTGAACAACCAGCCGAAGACCGTTCGCGTCCGGATGGCGCCCAGCCCGACCGGGAGCCCGCACGTCGGCCTGGTCCGCACCGCGCTCTTCAACTGGGCGTTCGCGCGGCACCACCACGGCACCTTCGTGTTCCGCATCGAGGACACCGACCGGGAGCGCAGCACCCAGGAGTCCTACGACGCGATCATCGACCTGATGCGCTGGCTCGGCCTGGACTGGGACGAGGGCCCGGAGGTCGGCGGGCCGCACGCGCCGTACTTCCAGAGCGAGCGCGGCGACATCTACCGCGACGCGCTGGCCCGCCTCGCGGAGTCGTCGTACACCTACGACTGCTTCTGCACGAACGAGGAGGTGGACGCGCGCCGCAAGGCCTCCGGCTCGAAGGTGATGGGGTACGACGGCTTCTGCCGCGACCTGTCCACCGAGCAGCGCGCCGCGTTCGAGGCCGAGGGCCGGCGACCGGTCGTCCGGTTCCGGATGCCCGACGGGTCGATCACCTGGCACGACCTGGTGCGCGGCGACGTCACGTTCGAGACCCGGTTCGTGCCCGACTACGCGCTGTGCCGCGCCAACGGCGATCCGCTCTACACCCTGGTCAACCCCGTCGACGACGCGTACATGGAGATCACCCACGTGCTGCGTGGCGAGGACCTGCTCTCCAGCACGCCGCGCCAGATCGCGCTGTACGCCGCGCTCGAGGAGCTCGGCATCGCGAAGGCGACGCCGGAGTTCGGCCACCTGCCCTACGTCATGGGCGAGGGCAACAAGAAGCTGTCCAAGCGGGACCCGGAGGCGCACGCGCTGGCCTACCGCGACCAGGGCTTCCTGCCGGAGGGCCTGCTCAACTACCTGGCCCTGCTGGGCTGGGCGATCGCCGCCGACCGTGACGTCTTCTCGATGGAGGAGATGGTCGCGGCGTTCGACATCGCCGACGTGAACCCCAACCCCGCACGCTTCGACATGAAGAAGGCCGAGGCGATCAACGCCGCGCACATGCGGCTGCTCTCCCTCGACGTCATGACCGAGCGGGTGCTCCCGTTCCTCAAGGGCGCCGGCGTGCTGTCCGACCCGGTCAACCCCGCGGACACCCAGCTGCTCGAGCTGGCCATGCCGCTGGTGGCCGAGCGGATCAACAAGCTCACCGAGTCCGTGGACATGCTCGGCTTCCTGTTCGTCGACGAGGAGTCGTTCACGCGGGACGAGGCCGACGCGGAGAAGCTGCTCAACGACGACGGGCGGGCCGTCGTACGCCGCGCCCTCGACGCGCTCGAGCGAGTCGGGGAGTGGTCGACGGGCGCCATCCAGGACGCGCTGCAGGCCGAGCTCGTCGAGGCGATGGGGGTCAAGCCGCGCAACGCGTTCGGTCCGGTCCGGGTCGCCGTGACCGGGCGCCGGGTCTCGCCGCCGCTGTTCGAGTCGATGGAGCTGCTCGGCCGCGACCGATCGCTGGCCCGGCTGCGGAGCGCTCTTGGCTGA